CGCGCTCCGGCTGATCGGCGCACAGCAGCAGCAGGTCGCCCGCCCGGACGCCCAGCCGCTCGGCCAGGGCCGTCCGCTCCTCCGACGTGAAGAACTTCACCACCGGCCCGCGCCAGCTGGCAGGATCGGCCTGGGGCACCGCGACCCACGCCACCCCCGCGGCCCCGGCCGCCCGGGCGGCCTCGTCCAGCCCGTCCAGCTCCCGCCGCGACAGCGTCGCACCGCCCGGCGCCCGCAGGGCCCGCACCGCGCCGCCGGCGTCGAGGACCGCCCGAAAGGCGCGGAACCCGGTTTCGGCGAAGACGTCGCTGACGTCGGCAATGGCGGGTTCGTAGCGCAGGTCGGGCTTGTCCGTGCCGTACCGGTCCATGGCCTCCGCGTAGGACAGTCGCGGCAGGGGCAGCGGCACGTCCACACCCAGCAGCTCCCGCCACAGCTCGGCCATCATGCCCTCCGCCACGGCCAGCACGTCGTCCACGTCGACGAAGCTCATCTCCACGTCGATCTGGGTGAACTCCGGCTGGCGGTCGGCCCGCAGGTCCTCGTCGCGGAAGCAGCGCACGATCTGGAAGTAGCGCTCGATCCCGCCCACCATCAAGAGCTGCTTGAAGAGCTGGGGGGACTGGGGCAGGGCGTAGAAGCGGCCGGGGTACAGCCGGCTGGGCACCAGGTAGTCCCGGGCCCCCTCGGGCGTGCTGCGGGTGAGCATCGGCGTCTCCACCTCGAGGAAGCCCAGCCGGTCGAAGTACCGCCGCACCACCTGGTAGGCCCGGTGGCGGACCCAGAGGTTGTGGAACATCTCCGGTCGGCGCAGGTCCAGGTAGCGATAGCGCAGGCGCAGGGTCTCGTCCACGTCGCCGGCCGCGTCCAGCGCGAAGGGGGGCGTCTTGCTCGGGGCCAGGATCCGGAGCTCTTCCGGCACCAGTTCGACCTCCCCCGTGGCCAGACGCGGGTTCACCGCCTCCGGCGCCCGTCGGCGCACGGGACCGCGCGCGGCGACGACGAACTCGGCGCGCAGCGCCTCGGCGGCGCGCACCACCGCCTCGGGCGCCTCGGCCCGATTGATCACCAGCTGGAGCCGACCGGTGCGGTCCCGGATCTCGACGAACTTCATGCCGCCCAGGTCCCGCACCCGGTGGACCCACCCCGCCACCGCCAGGGTGCGGCCCACGTGCTCCGGCCGGACCTCGCCGCAGCCCAGGTCACGCCCCGTGGCGCCCTGGCGCCACGGGCGCAGGCTCGGCGCCGGCGCCCCTCCGGCCCGGGTTGGCTCCGCCATGCCGCTCATTCCCCCTCCACCTCCGCCGCGCCGCTGCCGGTCCCCGCGGCCGCATCCCGGCGGCCGGCGGCCGCCGGCGGGGCGTCC
The sequence above is drawn from the Thermaerobacter sp. FW80 genome and encodes:
- the aspS gene encoding aspartate--tRNA ligase: MAEPTRAGGAPAPSLRPWRQGATGRDLGCGEVRPEHVGRTLAVAGWVHRVRDLGGMKFVEIRDRTGRLQLVINRAEAPEAVVRAAEALRAEFVVAARGPVRRRAPEAVNPRLATGEVELVPEELRILAPSKTPPFALDAAGDVDETLRLRYRYLDLRRPEMFHNLWVRHRAYQVVRRYFDRLGFLEVETPMLTRSTPEGARDYLVPSRLYPGRFYALPQSPQLFKQLLMVGGIERYFQIVRCFRDEDLRADRQPEFTQIDVEMSFVDVDDVLAVAEGMMAELWRELLGVDVPLPLPRLSYAEAMDRYGTDKPDLRYEPAIADVSDVFAETGFRAFRAVLDAGGAVRALRAPGGATLSRRELDGLDEAARAAGAAGVAWVAVPQADPASWRGPVVKFFTSEERTALAERLGVRAGDLLLLCADQPERASVALGRLRLDLAERLGWPRRRPWAMAWVVDFPLLEWDEDEGRYVARHHPFTAPRDDDLDRLETDPAAVRAKAYDLVVNGVEVGGGSIRIHRRDVQERVFRAIALPPEKARERFGFLLEAFEYGPPPHGGIAFGFDRLIMLAVGTSNIRDVIAFPKTARAVDPLTGAPAEVDPGQLAELHLRVQAR